In one Rhopalosiphum padi isolate XX-2018 chromosome 3, ASM2088224v1, whole genome shotgun sequence genomic region, the following are encoded:
- the LOC132927261 gene encoding putative sodium-dependent multivitamin transporter isoform X1 — translation MALGVADYVVFGIMLIMSASIGVYYRFTGGKQKTTQEYMLGDKNQSIFPVAFSLMASFITAISMFGLSSEVYTRGTQFSVIVVSYVIATPVIGYLYLPVFFKLGNLSLYEYLEIRFGRLTRVTTSLAFSVQMILYMAIVLYVPALTLEAVTGLPQSASIVLVGLVCVFYSTMGGIKAVIVTDLLQSLLMYASVIAVVGVALYETGGLSEILEISNKYGRINFGNFDIDPTVRHSWFSILIGGFFTQISLYAVNQTQIQRFLTMKDYKTAVTALWCSLPLVVVISLLTSLSGLAMFSKYYDCDPIKSGRISSGDQLMPLYVLDTMGSIPGLTGLFIAGIFSSAMSSVSPILNSMAAITMEDYIKPFRKQEISDKKRVYLMKILVLTYGGVCITLSFLAKYMGAVLQSALTIFGVIGGPVMAVFTLGILLPYINQKGALTGLIFGLTFSFIIGFGGPKPPVENLPSFTNSCTLFNNSGSTQFSSSSYQEVLHEDGYFYLYRISYLYYIVLGFMVTFLVAMVVSAIFRGTNRDYNPDLFTPYVANRLKRRDIDNERS, via the exons ATGGCGCTGGGTGTTGCCGACTACGTCGTGTTCGGAATAATGTTGATAATGTCTGCCTCGATCGGCGTGTACTACCGATTTACCGGTGGCAAACAAAAGACTACGCAG GAATACATGTTGGGCGATAAGAATCAGAGTATTTTCCCGGTGGCATTTTCTTTGATGGCCAGTTTCATAACTGCTATATCGATGTTCGGTTTGAGCTCCGAAGTGTATACTCGCGGTACCCAGTTTTCCGTCATAGTCGTTTCATACGTGATTGCCACTCCCGTAATAGGCTACTTATACCTGCCGGTTTTCTTCAAACTCGGAAACTTGTCTCTGTACGAG TACTTAGAAATACGATTTGGACGTTTAACGCGAGTAACTACGTCTTTAGCGTTCAGCGTACAAATGATATTGTACATGGCCATCGTATTGTACGTCCCAGCACTGACTTTAGAAGCCGTAACCGGATTACCTCAGTCTGCTTCCATTGTACTCGTGGGATTGGTGTGTGTGTTCTATTCTACGATGGGTGGAATAAAAGCAGTCATCGTAACTGATTTATTACAA TCACTTCTCATGTACGCGTCGGTAATTGCGGTTGTCGGGGTTGCTTTGTACGAAACCGGTGGTCTATCAGAAATTTTGGAAATTTCCAATAAATATGGGCGTATTAATTTTGGAAA TTTCGATATCGATCCAACAGTAAGGCATAGTTGGTTTAGTATACTAATTGGAGGGTTCTTCACTCAGATTTCTTTGTATGCTGTAAATCAAACACAAATACAGAGGTTTTTAACTATGAAAGACTATAAGACTGCCGTCACTGCGTTGTGGTGTAGCTTACCGCTAGTGGTGGTAATATCTCTTTTAACAAGTCTGTCTGGTCTAGCGATGTTTTCCAAATATTACGACTGTGATccaataaa GTCTGGTCGTATATCAAGCGGTGATCAATTGATGCCGTTATACGTGTTGGACACTATGGGATCTATACCCGGGTTAACCGGATTATTCATAGCCGGAATATTTTCTTCCGCAATGAGCTCTGTATCGCCAATCCTTAACTCGATGGCAGCAATCACGATGGAAGATTACATAAAG CCATTCAGGAAACAGGAAATATCGGATAAAAAACGAGTGTATCTTATGAAGATTTTAGTCCTCACGTACGGCGGTGTTTGCATTACGTTATCGTTCCTGGCAAAATATATGGGCGCGGTGCTTCAGAGTGCGTTGACCATATTCGGAGTAATCGGCGGACCCGTAATGGCTGTGTTTACATTGGGAATACTGTTACCCTACATCAACCAAAAA GGCGCGCTCACCGGCCTAATATTTGGCTTGACTTTTTCGTTTATCATTGGATTTGGTGGACCTAAACCTCCAGTCGAAAATCTACCTTCGTTCACAAATTCATGTACACTATTTAATAACTCAGGTTCTACCCAGTTTTCTTCGTCATCATATCAAGA agtgCTTCACGAAgacggttatttttatttatatcgaaTTAGTTACCTGTACTACATAGTGTTGGGATTTATGGTTACATTTTTAGTGGCAATGGTAGTGAGTGCAATATTCCGTGGAACAAATCGTGACTATAATCCGGATCTATTCACCCCATATGTGGCGAACCGATTGAAAAGACGTGATATAGATAACGAACGAAGCTAA
- the LOC132927261 gene encoding putative sodium-dependent multivitamin transporter isoform X2 has protein sequence MALGVADYVVFGIMLIMSASIGVYYRFTGGKQKTTQEYMLGDKNQSIFPVAFSLMASFITAISMFGLSSEVYTRGTQFSVIVVSYVIATPVIGYLYLPVFFKLGNLSLYEYLEIRFGRLTRVTTSLAFSVQMILYMAIVLYVPALTLEAVTGLPQSASIVLVGLVCVFYSTMGGIKAVIVTDLLQSLLMYASVIAVVGVALYETGGLSEILEISNKYGRINFGNFDIDPTVRHSWFSILIGGFFTQISLYAVNQTQIQRFLTMKDYKTAVTALWCSLPLVVVISLLTSLSGLAMFSKYYDCDPIKSGRISSGDQLMPLYVLDTMGSIPGLTGLFIAGIFSSAMSSVSPILNSMAAITMEDYIKPFRKQEISDKKRVYLMKILVLTYGGVCITLSFLAKYMGAVLQSALTIFGVIGGPVMAVFTLGILLPYINQKGALTGLIFGLTFSFIIGFGGPKPPVENLPSFTNSCTLFNNSGSTQFSSSSYQE, from the exons ATGGCGCTGGGTGTTGCCGACTACGTCGTGTTCGGAATAATGTTGATAATGTCTGCCTCGATCGGCGTGTACTACCGATTTACCGGTGGCAAACAAAAGACTACGCAG GAATACATGTTGGGCGATAAGAATCAGAGTATTTTCCCGGTGGCATTTTCTTTGATGGCCAGTTTCATAACTGCTATATCGATGTTCGGTTTGAGCTCCGAAGTGTATACTCGCGGTACCCAGTTTTCCGTCATAGTCGTTTCATACGTGATTGCCACTCCCGTAATAGGCTACTTATACCTGCCGGTTTTCTTCAAACTCGGAAACTTGTCTCTGTACGAG TACTTAGAAATACGATTTGGACGTTTAACGCGAGTAACTACGTCTTTAGCGTTCAGCGTACAAATGATATTGTACATGGCCATCGTATTGTACGTCCCAGCACTGACTTTAGAAGCCGTAACCGGATTACCTCAGTCTGCTTCCATTGTACTCGTGGGATTGGTGTGTGTGTTCTATTCTACGATGGGTGGAATAAAAGCAGTCATCGTAACTGATTTATTACAA TCACTTCTCATGTACGCGTCGGTAATTGCGGTTGTCGGGGTTGCTTTGTACGAAACCGGTGGTCTATCAGAAATTTTGGAAATTTCCAATAAATATGGGCGTATTAATTTTGGAAA TTTCGATATCGATCCAACAGTAAGGCATAGTTGGTTTAGTATACTAATTGGAGGGTTCTTCACTCAGATTTCTTTGTATGCTGTAAATCAAACACAAATACAGAGGTTTTTAACTATGAAAGACTATAAGACTGCCGTCACTGCGTTGTGGTGTAGCTTACCGCTAGTGGTGGTAATATCTCTTTTAACAAGTCTGTCTGGTCTAGCGATGTTTTCCAAATATTACGACTGTGATccaataaa GTCTGGTCGTATATCAAGCGGTGATCAATTGATGCCGTTATACGTGTTGGACACTATGGGATCTATACCCGGGTTAACCGGATTATTCATAGCCGGAATATTTTCTTCCGCAATGAGCTCTGTATCGCCAATCCTTAACTCGATGGCAGCAATCACGATGGAAGATTACATAAAG CCATTCAGGAAACAGGAAATATCGGATAAAAAACGAGTGTATCTTATGAAGATTTTAGTCCTCACGTACGGCGGTGTTTGCATTACGTTATCGTTCCTGGCAAAATATATGGGCGCGGTGCTTCAGAGTGCGTTGACCATATTCGGAGTAATCGGCGGACCCGTAATGGCTGTGTTTACATTGGGAATACTGTTACCCTACATCAACCAAAAA GGCGCGCTCACCGGCCTAATATTTGGCTTGACTTTTTCGTTTATCATTGGATTTGGTGGACCTAAACCTCCAGTCGAAAATCTACCTTCGTTCACAAATTCATGTACACTATTTAATAACTCAGGTTCTACCCAGTTTTCTTCGTCATCATATCAAGAGTAA